A region of Candidatus Melainabacteria bacterium RIFOXYA2_FULL_32_9 DNA encodes the following proteins:
- a CDS encoding UDP-N-acetylmuramoyl-L-alanyl-D-glutamate--2,6-diaminopimelate ligase, whose amino-acid sequence MKLSQVVEHIEPEQIINSNELKNIEIKGISYNSKTTKKDDIFVCLVGEHVDGHAFAINAQEKGASAIVTQKTVEGINIPVLIVKDTQLVLAQISSVFYGFPSEKLRLIGVTGTNGKTTVTHLVENIFEQAGIECGLIGTLGQRLSSKDEYVSTKHTTPQSPELHEAFRNMLDSGIKHVVMEVSSHALEQHRVGGCLFDAAALTNLTQDHLDYHITMDNYFKAKSKLFIALKDSKENNKYAVINKDDSNAERFIQATPDKVRIITYGIENQADIIAKNIEYSVYGSKFDCITPIGNKTINLQMTGQFSVYNALAALAIGIGEGIELDTCVRALELTKSVAGRFEVVIREPLIIVDYAHTPDGLANVLNAAKKVVPQNGRLICLFGCGGDRDATKRPKMGGIAENIADVVIITSDNPRSEDPQQIITDILTGIKSLNSDKVQVEIDRRSAIELAIKNAGKDDVIVLAGKGHEDYQILKNETIHFDDREEARKAFKKVYSS is encoded by the coding sequence TTGAAACTAAGTCAAGTTGTTGAACATATAGAGCCTGAACAGATTATTAATTCTAATGAACTTAAAAATATAGAGATTAAAGGAATTTCATATAACTCAAAAACCACAAAGAAAGATGATATTTTTGTTTGTCTTGTTGGCGAACACGTTGACGGGCATGCTTTTGCTATTAATGCACAGGAAAAAGGTGCATCAGCAATAGTAACTCAAAAGACAGTAGAAGGAATTAATATCCCTGTCCTTATAGTTAAAGATACACAGTTAGTTCTTGCTCAAATATCTTCAGTATTTTATGGTTTTCCTTCAGAAAAACTAAGATTAATAGGTGTAACAGGTACTAATGGAAAAACTACTGTTACCCACCTCGTTGAGAATATCTTTGAACAGGCAGGTATAGAATGTGGATTAATAGGAACCCTCGGGCAAAGATTGTCTTCAAAAGATGAGTATGTTTCGACAAAGCATACAACTCCTCAATCCCCAGAGCTTCATGAGGCCTTTAGAAATATGCTTGATAGTGGCATTAAGCATGTGGTAATGGAGGTTAGCTCCCATGCTCTTGAACAACATAGGGTTGGTGGTTGTTTATTTGATGCAGCAGCTTTAACTAACCTTACACAGGACCATCTTGATTATCACATTACTATGGATAATTATTTTAAAGCTAAAAGCAAGCTCTTTATTGCTTTAAAAGACAGTAAAGAAAATAATAAATATGCTGTAATCAATAAAGATGACAGTAATGCAGAAAGATTCATACAGGCTACCCCTGATAAAGTAAGAATTATAACCTATGGCATTGAAAATCAAGCCGATATTATAGCTAAAAATATAGAATATTCTGTTTATGGGTCAAAGTTTGACTGCATAACTCCAATTGGAAATAAAACAATTAATCTTCAAATGACAGGACAATTTAGTGTATATAATGCTCTTGCTGCCCTTGCTATTGGTATAGGAGAAGGGATAGAGCTTGATACTTGCGTAAGAGCTCTTGAATTAACAAAAAGTGTAGCTGGCAGGTTTGAGGTAGTTATAAGAGAACCTCTTATAATCGTTGATTATGCTCATACACCTGATGGTTTAGCTAATGTATTAAATGCAGCAAAAAAAGTAGTTCCCCAAAACGGAAGATTAATATGTTTATTTGGCTGTGGTGGTGATAGAGATGCGACAAAACGTCCTAAGATGGGTGGTATTGCAGAAAACATAGCAGATGTTGTCATAATTACCTCTGATAATCCTAGATCAGAAGATCCTCAGCAAATCATCACTGATATTTTAACAGGTATTAAATCATTAAATTCTGATAAAGTTCAGGTTGAAATAGACAGAAGATCTGCTATTGAGCTTGCGATAAAAAATGCTGGTAAAGATGATGTTATTGTACTTGCTGGCAAAGGGCATGAAGATTATCAAATTCTAAAAAATGAAACTATTCATTTTGATGATCGTGAAGAAGCCAGAAAGGCTTTTAAAAAGGTTTATTCAAGTTAA
- a CDS encoding menaquinone biosynthesis decarboxylase has product MAYKDLREFIQRLREGNELLEIDIPVSSNLEITEITDRASKNKDFPNKALLFNNVEGYDIPVLTNAFGSFNRMNLSLGVNNIREIASRIENLIKPEIPDSLFGKASMLPKLMEVGTIFPQIVNSAPCQEVVVTDLNQPILDKLPILKCWPEDGGEFITLPLVITKNPVTGTRNMGMYRLQKYDNTSTGMHWHKHHDGAKNFEEAKRLGKKFEVAVALGCDPAITYAATAPLPPGIDEMIFAGFLRKKPVKLVKCKTVDLEVPADAEIILEGYIDPDELKLEGPFGDHTGYYSLADMYPVFHITAMTNRKNPIYPATIVGKPPQEDCYMGKATEQIFLPLLKQILPEVVDMNLPIEGVFHNCAILSINKRYPGHSNKVISAIWGFGQIMFTKFVIVVDADVNVHDLSEVTWKVFNNVDPARDCIITKGPVDVLDHASELHGFGGKMGIDATKKWPSEGFTRDWPDEIIMSEDIKKKVDAKLLDYLKLEKS; this is encoded by the coding sequence ATGGCTTATAAAGATTTAAGAGAATTTATACAAAGGTTAAGAGAAGGGAATGAACTTTTAGAAATAGATATTCCTGTGAGTTCTAATCTTGAGATTACTGAGATTACTGATAGAGCTAGTAAAAATAAAGATTTTCCCAATAAAGCGTTATTGTTTAATAATGTTGAAGGGTATGATATTCCTGTTTTAACTAATGCCTTTGGCTCTTTTAATAGAATGAATTTGTCTTTGGGCGTCAATAATATAAGAGAAATCGCTTCAAGAATTGAAAATCTTATAAAACCCGAAATTCCTGACAGCTTATTCGGAAAAGCTTCTATGCTTCCAAAATTAATGGAAGTTGGTACAATTTTCCCTCAAATAGTTAATAGTGCCCCATGTCAGGAAGTGGTTGTAACTGATTTAAATCAGCCGATTCTTGATAAATTGCCAATTTTAAAATGCTGGCCGGAAGATGGCGGAGAGTTTATTACCCTTCCCCTTGTTATTACTAAAAATCCTGTTACAGGAACCAGAAATATGGGCATGTACAGGTTACAAAAGTATGATAATACAAGTACCGGGATGCACTGGCATAAGCATCACGATGGTGCAAAGAATTTTGAGGAAGCAAAAAGATTAGGAAAGAAATTTGAAGTAGCTGTTGCTCTGGGCTGTGATCCAGCTATTACTTATGCAGCAACAGCACCATTACCCCCGGGAATTGATGAGATGATTTTTGCGGGATTTTTAAGAAAAAAACCTGTGAAGCTTGTTAAGTGTAAAACCGTTGATTTAGAAGTCCCTGCTGATGCTGAAATTATTCTTGAAGGTTATATAGATCCAGATGAGTTAAAGTTAGAAGGTCCATTTGGAGATCATACGGGCTATTATAGCCTTGCTGATATGTATCCGGTTTTCCATATTACAGCAATGACAAATAGAAAAAATCCGATTTATCCTGCAACAATTGTAGGCAAACCCCCACAGGAAGATTGCTATATGGGAAAAGCTACCGAGCAGATATTTTTACCTCTTTTAAAGCAGATTTTGCCTGAAGTGGTTGATATGAACCTGCCCATAGAAGGAGTTTTTCATAATTGTGCAATTTTAAGTATAAATAAACGTTATCCTGGCCATTCCAATAAAGTTATATCTGCCATTTGGGGTTTTGGCCAAATTATGTTTACAAAATTTGTTATAGTAGTTGACGCTGATGTAAATGTCCATGACTTATCAGAAGTCACCTGGAAGGTTTTCAACAATGTAGATCCGGCAAGAGATTGCATAATAACAAAAGGTCCTGTTGATGTTCTTGATCACGCTTCAGAATTACATGGTTTTGGCGGTAAAATGGGTATAGATGCAACCAAAAAGTGGCCAAGTGAAGGATTTACCCGTGACTGGCCTGATGAAATTATTATGAGTGAAGATATTAAGAAAAAAGTGGACGCTAAGTTACTGGATTATCTTAAGCTAGAAAAATCCTAA